GTAAATTCGTCTGTTGACGGATTCCTTACAATTACACTCATGCTAGATATGTATCTGTCAGATTCAGAGGGCCGTACAATTACAAGATTGCAATTTGCACGATGATAAATGGTGTCTGTAGTACTACTGAAAATCTTGGTTGTCAATGCTCTTTTCCAGCCAATGACAAGAGTGTCAATATTTTCATTTTGTATTTCTTCAAGTATCGCATTCGCAGAATTATTAGAAACTGTTGCTATAATAGAGGGTTTTAAATCCAGCTTTTTAGGATATTTTGCCAGGCTCTCCAGTTTCTTAAAATATTCTGAGTACTCTGAGAAAGTAAGCTTGTTCCTAATTGTACTGCTGGGCATCTCTATTACTGAAAAAATGATCAAATCATAATTGTTCTCTTTTGCAATCCAGCTACTTATATTTACAAAAAACTGGGAGCTTCTAAGCGTAGCTACCATCACACGCTTTTTATCTGAAACTTTTACAATGGGCTTTTCTGGTTCTGGCACGTACTCTTCAATTTCTCGCTTGCCTTTGCTGAAATAAAATAAAATTAACCCTACTTCAGTCCATCCTATAGCAAGCCACCATGCTGCGGGAGAGAAATAATATAAATATATTGCAAGAACTGATTTGGTAATTATCCCCAGAATCGGTATTAATGGAAAAATAGGTATTAAGTAAGATCTTTTCAGTCTTGGCATCTTGTATCTTAATATTATAACGGAAGCATTAACGAGGATGAAAAGCAACAGAAACATTATATCTGCAGAGGCAGCAATATCATAGAAAGGTAAAAATATGGCGATTACGCCTATTATGGAACCTGATACTAAAATTGCAACGTAGGGAGTTCTGTGCTTGGGGTGTATTCTGCCCATAATCTTTGGCAATACTTTATCCCTGCCCATTGCAAAAGAAACTCTACTGGAAGAAAATATTGTGGCGTTCAAGGTGGCAATTGTACCTACCAACAAAGCGATCAAAATGATGCCTTTGCCAAGATCTGGAATTACAATACCAGAGATATCTACTATTGCGAAAGATCCCTTGCTAACTACAAATCTCCATGAAGTTGAGCCTATTGCCACAAAAAACATGAGAAGATATAAAATCGTGGTGATAGTAATAGAATAAAAAATAGCTTTTGGCAAGTTTCTGGAAGGATCTTTAATCTCCTCTGCAGACTGTGCAGCAATTTCGTATCCTTCAAAAGCAATGAACATTATGCTCATTGCTACAATTACACCGTTAGTGGTGGTGAAAAAGGGAGTGAAACTATTTACTATGTTTGGATTTCTAACCACTGCAAATGAACCTGCCACAATAAATATGCCAATCAATGCAAACTGGAATAATGTAAAAAATGTCTGTGTTTTGCCGGTTATGTTCGTACCCATAAAGTTTACATAAATAAAAAGTACCAGTATTATTAAGATTATCAGTTTCATAAACCATGGTGCATTTACTATTCCATAGTTTAAACCGTATGCTTGCAGAAGCCAGACTATCCCCTGCGCAAATACTACTGTATAAAACGCACAGGCAATAGAATGTCCGAACCAAGAGATCCAGCCGCTCATAAATCCTAAAGGCTTAGGCATCGCTTCTTTGACCCATAAATAACCACCACCAGCCTCTGGAAATGCACTAGAAAGCTCTGCATAGGCCATAGCTGTTAATATAGTCACAAAAAAGCTGAGCACCAGAGAGATCAGTATTGCAGGCCCTGCCCATTGTGTGGCTACTCCGGCAAGCACATAGATGCTGGCGCCGGTCATTGCACCAGCACTGATCATTACTACATCTAACAAACTTAAATCTCTTCTGAATTTTAACTCTACCTGTTCATTATCTGGCATAAGAGATCTCTCTGAAATAAAGTTAATGTTATAACAATATATAAATATGTACCTGTTTAATTATGCTAGAAATCTATTTTTATTTTCAACGCTAAATTGGTTATTTAACCA
This genomic interval from Thermoplasmata archaeon contains the following:
- a CDS encoding amino acid permease, with translation MPDNEQVELKFRRDLSLLDVVMISAGAMTGASIYVLAGVATQWAGPAILISLVLSFFVTILTAMAYAELSSAFPEAGGGYLWVKEAMPKPLGFMSGWISWFGHSIACAFYTVVFAQGIVWLLQAYGLNYGIVNAPWFMKLIILIILVLFIYVNFMGTNITGKTQTFFTLFQFALIGIFIVAGSFAVVRNPNIVNSFTPFFTTTNGVIVAMSIMFIAFEGYEIAAQSAEEIKDPSRNLPKAIFYSITITTILYLLMFFVAIGSTSWRFVVSKGSFAIVDISGIVIPDLGKGIILIALLVGTIATLNATIFSSSRVSFAMGRDKVLPKIMGRIHPKHRTPYVAILVSGSIIGVIAIFLPFYDIAASADIMFLLLFILVNASVIILRYKMPRLKRSYLIPIFPLIPILGIITKSVLAIYLYYFSPAAWWLAIGWTEVGLILFYFSKGKREIEEYVPEPEKPIVKVSDKKRVMVATLRSSQFFVNISSWIAKENNYDLIIFSVIEMPSSTIRNKLTFSEYSEYFKKLESLAKYPKKLDLKPSIIATVSNNSANAILEEIQNENIDTLVIGWKRALTTKIFSSTTDTIYHRANCNLVIVRPSESDRYISSMSVIVRNPSTDEFTLTVARAIAKNIGCKVHFYAINRDEIDLSKYIDSCNSNNIESDSSYITTNTPESTIIDISTKTDLLIISHPDFQDYFYVPSRFLLDRFIRSISCNLIITKKSNKAIDSDTMAILHHG